A window from Pleuronectes platessa chromosome 6, fPlePla1.1, whole genome shotgun sequence encodes these proteins:
- the si:ch73-233m11.2 gene encoding NACHT, LRR and PYD domains-containing protein 12, which produces MDKDAVLAHVLKQRRTPSLLGGEQTVSVVSSSRYVSQRTDREVEDQLASLDHAILTALSGEVKTVLLVGGEGSGKTTALEKLVVDWAKGEHLQNFTCVLYFGLREIRSLKDELSLETLLQHHHSPVPSESTQLALQKPEDVLFVFDDLDQYKLSLDASVHTLCSDLSQAVSVSCLISSLLHGSLLRGAAFVVATRPTGHLEFLSGTRLKVPGFSKPQRETYFKGFFTDPASANKALLHMERTLGFYDFCTSPRFCWTVCSIYKTLMDAGEKLPDTLTQLYVDILVHLMQALSLKEACNRELVQALGVMASHCSVSQNSSCTKEELHSFGFQSLLRSVGAFLHVDGDLESDACVFSFPSQLMQEFLMAMSFFLDTSASEGVAKLLEKHKGHAKFLDLFLSGLSEPDQHRPLEILLGEFNSDRILDFKSWFKSSSEETLKGCYKDRHHRCFHLLHQAQNLSLVKEIISPSERTGISYGDLSLQDCVALNYVWSCLGEMKLLNLYRTRDLTDEKEEVLAPAMSLSHKIQLSNSTLSTGAVSHLASALSRGRTEELDLNHTSLAGEKFKVLCAGLRDCKLHTLTLLGCELTEASCEDLMCALTSGSSQLRVLDMMFNKIGDLGFMKLCKALHSPQCKLQQLQLRSCELTAVSMEALSAALCSGTSELRKVDLTTNTIGDGGVEALCKSLQHPHCKLQSLNLFDTELTGACCPHLMETLMSEHCSLLELDLSVNDLGHEGALLLCQALSRPGCPVEKLGLTRCELTQQVFKELGLLLRSGTSRLKSLNVGLNKVGDQGVKHLWDAVAHPECLLEELDVEMTDLTDACVEDLCAAVRASKTLKTLELRNNSLTDVSVPALVQVMEDSCNMQEMNLKYNDFSEDVFEMMDECDRIRY; this is translated from the exons ATGGACAAAGATGCCGTGCTGGCTCATGTCCTGAAGCAGAGAAGAACTCCGTCACTTCTTGGAGGAGAGCAAACAGTCAGTgtggtgagcagcagcaggtacgTGTCCCAGAGGACAGACCGAGAGGTGGAGGACCAGCTGGCCTCCCTCGATCACGCCATCCTCACCGCTCTGTCTGGTGAAGTCAAGACCGTGCTCCTGGTGGGTGGAGAAGGATCCGGCAAAACCACTGCTCTGGAGAAGCTGGTTGTGGACTGGGCCAAAGGAGAACACCTTCAGAACTTTACCTGTGTTTTATACTTCGGGCTGAGGGAGATCAGGTCTCTTAAAGACGAGCTGTCCCTGGAGACTTTACTGCAGCACCATCACAGTCCCGTTCCCTCTGAGTCCACGCAGCTCGCTCTGCAGAAGCCTGAGGATGTGCTGTTTGTTTTCGATGATCTGGATCAATACAAACTTTCCCTGGACGCCTCCGTCCACACCCTctgctctgacctcagccaggcAGTGTCAGTGTCCTGCCTGATATCCAGTCTGCTTCATGGATCACTGCTGAGAGGAGCCGCCTTTGTGGTGGCGACCCGGCCGACAGGACACCTGGAGTTTCTGAGTGGCACCAGGTTGAAGGTTCCTGGGTTTTCAAAGCCCCAAAGAGAGACTTACTTCAAAGGGTTCTTCACTGACCCGGCTTCTGCTAACAAAGCACTGCTGCACATGGAGCGGACGCTGGGTTTTTATGATTTCTGCACTTCCCCTAGATTCTGTTGGACAGTTTGTTCTATTTACAAAACTCTGATGGATGCTGGAGAAAAACTGCCCGACACATTGACTCAGCTGTATGTAGATATCCTGGTTCACCTGATGCAGGCGCTCTCGCTGAAGGAGGCCTGCAACAGAGAGCTGGTGCAGGCCCTCGGTGTCATGGCCTCTCATTGCTCCGTCAGTCAgaattcaagctgcaccaaagagGAACTCCACTCCTTTGGTTTTCAGTCATTACTCCGCTCTGTTGGTGCTTTCCTGCACGTAGATGGTGACCTGGAGTCAGAtgcatgtgttttctctttccCCTCCCAGCTGATGCAGGAGTTCCTCATGGCCATGTCTTTCTTTTTGGACACGTCGGCGTCTGAGGGTGTGGCGAAGCTGTTGGAGAAGCACAAAGGTCACGCAAAGTTTCTAGATCTCTTCTTGTCAGGGCTCTCGGAGCCAGATCAGCACAGACCCCTGGAGATCCTGCTGGGAGAGTTTAACTCGGATCGTATCTTGGATTTTAAGAGTTGGTTTAAAagcagctcagaggaaacactgaaggGATGTTACAAGGACAGGCACCATCGATGCTTCCATCTACTTCATCAAGCCCAAAATCTGAGTTTGGTGAAAGAGATCATCTCCCCGTCAGAACGTACAGGCATCAGCTATGGCGACTTAAGCCTCCAGGACTGTGTCGCCCTGAACTACGTCTGGTCTTGTCTCGGTGAGATGAAGCTGTTGAATCTGTACAGGACGAGGGACTTGACAGATGAGAAGGAAGAAGTCCTGGCTCCAGCTATGAGCTTATCACATAAGATACA GTTGTCAAACAGCACCTTGAGTACCGGGGCCGTCTCTCACCTGGCGTCAGCTCTCAGCAGAGGACGCACCGAGGAGCTGGATCTCAATCACACCAGCCTCGCAGGTGAAAAGTTCAAAGTGCTCTGTGCGGGACTCCGAGACTGCAAACTGCACACTTTAAC ACTTCTGGGATGCGAACTGACTGAGGCGAGCTGTGAAGATCTGATGTGTGCGCTGACCTCAGGCTCCTCTCAGCTGCGTGTGTTAGACATGATGTTTAATAAGATCGGTGACCTGGGCTTCATGAAACTGTGCAAAGCGCTGCACAGTCCTCAATgcaaactgcagcagctcca gctgcGAAGCTGCGAGTTGACTGCAGTATCCATGGAGGCTTTATCGGCAGCTTTGTGCTCTGGAACATCCGAGCTGAGGAAAGTGGACCTGACAACGAACACAATCGGTGACGGTGGAGTGGAGGCTTTGTGCAAGTCGCTGCAGCACCCACATTGTAAACTCCAGAGCCTCAA TTTGTTTGATACCGAGCTGACCGGTGCGTGCTGTCCTCATTTGATGGAGACCTTGATGTCAGAGCACTGCTCTCTGTTAGAGCTGGATCTGTCGGTGAATGATTTGGGCCAtgagggggcgctgttgctctgCCAAGCCCTCAGTCGTCCTGGATGTCCAGTGGAGAAACTTGG GTTGACACGCTGCGAGTTAACACAGCAGGTCTTTAAGGAACTGGGCTTGTTGCTGAGAAGTGGAACTTCTCGACTCAAGTCCCTGAATGTGGGTTTAAATAAAGTCGGAGATCAAGGGGTTAAACATCTTTGGGATGCTGTTGCACATCCAGAATgtctgctggaggagctgga tgttgaaatgacagatttgaCGGACGCCTGTGTTGAAGACCTGTGTGCCGCTGTAAGAGCCAGTAAGACTCTGAAGACCCTGGAGCTGAGAAACAACTCCCTGACTGATGTGTCCGTCCCGGCCCTCGTCCAAGTCATGGAGgacagctgcaacatgcaggAGATGAA CCTGAAGTACAATGACTTTTCAGAGGACGTTTTCGAGATGATGGATGAGTGCGATAGAATAAGATACTGA
- the si:dkey-222n6.2 gene encoding LOW QUALITY PROTEIN: keratin, type II cytoskeletal 8 (The sequence of the model RefSeq protein was modified relative to this genomic sequence to represent the inferred CDS: deleted 2 bases in 1 codon), which yields MHNRDRPLPDIFIFPIREICRSPTMSLRRNPTNRQGGHSKGFSSMSMGSYSFNRMSTGTDQRAPITAVTVNRSLLAPLNLEIDPTIQVVRTQEKEQIKTLNNRFVSFIDKVRFLEQQNKMLETKWQMLQKQTTASSNIEPMLRSFISSLERQLEGISNEKLRLDMDNLVMHKSVDDYKTRYEEEINKRNDAENEFVMIKKDVDSSYMSQVDLSDRLSSIQDEHVFLRALYDTELSELQESLRTTSVVVQMDNSRGLNMDQIVADVRAQYEEMAARSREEAESWYKNKFDQMTAESDKYNNEKQSSKGEISGLTRMISRLQNEIQNVKAQCVNLEGQISEAEQRGEDAVLDAKARIRDLELALQRAKQDMARQLRDYQELMNVKLGLDIEISTYRKLLEGEEDRLGQDSIVKIQQVPSQSSQVYSQPRRRSSPVLIKTVETHDRIYNKENEDY from the exons ATGCACAACCGAGATCGACCACTGCCCGACATCTTTATCTTCCCCATCAGAGAGATCTGC AGAAGCCCCACCATGAGTCTGAGGAGAAACCCCACCAACCGCCAAGGAGGGCACTCCAAGGGCTTCAGCAGCATGTCCATGGGGTCCTACTCCTTCAACAGGATGAGCACCGGCACCGATCAGAGGGCCCCGATCACAGCTGTGACTGTCAACAGGAGCCTGCTCGCCCCACTGAACCTGGAAATCGACCCCACCATCCAGGTTGTCCGCACCCAGGAGAAAGAGCAGATCAAGACCCTCAACAACCGCTTCGTCTCATTCATTGACAAG GTGAGATTCCTTGAGCAGCAGAACAAGATGCTGGAAACCAAGTGGCAGATGCTGCAGAAACAGACGACCGCCTCCTCCAACATCGAGCCCATGCTGAGGTCCTTCATCAGCTCCCTGGAGAGACAGCTGGAGGGCATCAGCAATGAAAAACTAAGGCTTGACATGGATAACCTTGTCATGCACAAAAGTGTCGATGACTATAAGACGAG GTACGAGGAGGAAATCAACAAGAGGAATGATGCTGAGAACGAGTTTGTCATGATCAAAAAG GATGTGGATTCAAGTTATATGTCTCAGGTGGATCTGAGCGACAGGTTGTCTTCTATCCAGGATGAGCACGTCTTCCTCAGGGCGCTGTATGATACG GAGCTGAGTGAGCTGCAGGAGAGCCTGAGGACAACCTCTGTGGTGGTGCAGATGGACAACTCCCGCGGCCTGAACATGGATCAGATAGTGGCTGATGTTAGGGCTCAGTATGAGGAAATGGCCGCCCGCAGTCGTGAGGAGGCTGAAAGCTGGTACAAGAACAAG TTTGACCAGATGACTGCCGAGTCGGATAAGTATAACAATGAAAAGCAAAGCAGCAAAGGAGAAATATCTGGACTCACCCGAATGATCAGCCGCCTGCAGAATGAGATCCAGAATGTGAAGGCACAG tgtgtcaATCTGGAGGGCCAGATCTCTGAGGCAGAGCAGCGCGGGGAGGACGCCGTGCTGGATGCCAAGGCTCGCATCAGGGACCTGGAGCTGGCTCTGCAGAGGGCCAAACAGGACATGGCTCGCCAGCTGAGAGATTACCAGGAGCTCATGAATGTCAAGCTGGGCCTGGACATAGAGATCTCCACCtacaggaagctgctggagggagaggaggacag ACTTGGACAGGATTCTATTGTCAAAATCCAACAAGTGCCAAGCCAAT CCTCCCAGGTTTACAGCCAGCCGCGGCGAAGGTCAAGTCCCGTCCTCATCAAGACAGTGGAGACCCATGACAGAATATATAATAAAGAAAACGAAGATTATTAA
- the LOC128442764 gene encoding ceramide synthase 5: MTSSFSAWFWSDRFWLPENVTWADLEHPPPGEEYPRAGDVLYALPLSAGVFLLRLLFERLVAKPCAHILQIQAGVPRQALPNAALERLYLSKTNPDTRQLEGLAKQLDWDVRKIQRWFRIRRSQDRPSTQTKFCESMWRFTFYLGIFIYSIRHLWVSPWMWNTRICWHKFPFQALSPGQYTHYIAELAFYWSLMFSQFTDIKRKDFMIMLVHHMATIILITFSYANNMLRAGTLVMCVHDASDVFLEAAKLANYAKYQRLCDGLFVIFSIVFFITRLVIYPFWIVNSVLFESWEIGGPYQAWWLFNGLLLVLQALHIIWFYLIARIAIKAIFKGKVSKDDRSDVDSSSEEEMNSSCSKSPAETLNTKDSSHTGNLNGEAYDH, from the exons ATGACTTCCTCTTTCTCGGCCTGGTTTTGGAGCGATAGATTCTGGCTTCCCGAAAATGTTACATGGGCGGACCTGGAACATCCCCCACCTGGTGAGGAGTATCCCCGGGCGGGAGACGTCCTGTACGCCCTGCCTCTGTCCGCCGGGGTGTTTCTCCTGAGGCTGCTGTTCGAGAG gctGGTGGCCAAGCCCTGTGCCCACATACTTCAGATTCAGGCGGGAGTGCCTCGACAAGCTCTGCCCAACGCTGCCCTGGAGAGGCTGTATCTGTCCAAAACG AATCCAGACACAAGGCAACTGGAGGGTCTGGCCAAGCAGCTGGACTGGGATGTACGGAAAATACAGCGATGGTTTCGCATCCGCCGGAGCCAAGACAGGCCCAGTACGCAGACAAAGTTCTGTGAGAGCAT GTGGAGATTTACATTTTACTTGGGAATTTTTATCTATTCCATTCGCCATTTGTGGGTG TCGCCGTGGATGTGGAATACCAGAATATGCTGGCACAAGTTTCCTTTTcag GCGCTGAGCCCTGGACAGTACACCCACTATATAGCTGAGCTGGCTTTCTATTGGTCGCTGATGTTTTCCCAGTTCACAGACATAAAACGCAAG GATTTCATGATCATGCTTGTCCACCACATGGCCACCATAATCCTCATCACCTTCTCCTATGCCAACAACATGCTAAGAGCTGGTACTTTGGTCATGTGTGTGCACGATGCATCTGACGTCTTCCTTGAG GCAGCCAAGCTGGCTAACTATGCCAAGTACCAGAGGCTATGTGATGGCCTGTTTGTGATATTCAGCATAGTTTTCTTCATCACTCGACTTGTCATCTATCCTTtctg GATTGTTAACAGTGTTCTGTTTGAGAGCTGGGAGATCGGCGGGCCCTACCAGGCCTGGTGGCTGTTCAACGGGTTGCTGTTGGTCCTGCAGGCTCTTCACATCATCTGGTTCTACCTCATTGCTCGTATTGCCATCAAAGCCATATTCAAGGGAAAG gtgTCAAAAGATGACCGCAGTGACGTCGACAGCAGCTcagaagaagagatgaattCCAGTTGCAGTAAAAGTCCGGCAGAGACCCTGAATACAAAGGACAGCAGTCACACTGGGAACCTTAATGGAGAAGCTTATGACCACTGA
- the abhd6b gene encoding monoacylglycerol lipase ABHD6b — protein sequence MAADLDVANLFVIGGATLAIPILAFIASFLLWPSALIKVYYWYWRRTLGLQVRYADCGGYRFCFSCRGKPGMRPSILMLHGFSAHKDTWLTLVKYLPKHLHIVCVDMPGHEGTSRTNSEDYSIQGQVRRIHQFVETIRLSRKPFHLVGTSMGGNVAGVYAACYPSEICSMTLICPDGIRHPCETKFDNHLQDLEHSNYTLNIPLIPTTPEEMEDMFRLCSHVRFKIPQQILQGLVDVRQPHNTFYQDVFMEIVGEESRYALHDHLHLIAAPLQVIWGKKDQVVDVSGAAVIADVLPGCRVDLLENCGHSVVMERPCRTAKLLLEFIILQQGAKAGTKKST from the exons ATGGCAGCTGATCTAGATGTGGCAAACCTGTTCGTCATTGGTGGGGCAACACTGGCGATTCCCATTCTGGCCTTCATCGCCTCCTTCCTTCTCTGGCCCTCGGCTCTCATCAAAGTCTATTACTG GTACTGGAGGAGGACGCTTGGCCTGCAGGTTCGCTACGCAGACTGTGGGGGGTATCGCTTCTGTTTCTCATGCAGAGGGAAGCCTGGGATGAGACCTTCCATTTTGATGCTGCATGGCTTCTCTGCTCACAAAGACACGTGGCTCACTCTGGTCAAG TATCTTCCAAAACATctgcacattgtgtgtgtggacatgccTGGCCATGAGGGAACATCACGCACCAACTCAGAGGATTACTCGATCCAGGGCCAGGTCAGAAGGATCCATCAG TTCGTGGAAACTATTCGCTTGAGCAGAAAACCTTTCCATCTGGTGGGGACGTCCATGGGGGGAAACGTAGCTGGGGTTTACGCAGCTTGCTACCCCTCAGAAATCTGTAGCATGACTCTCATTTGCCCAGACG GTATCAGACATCCGTGTGAGACCAAGTTTGACAATCACCTGCAGGACCTGGAGCACAGCAATTACACATTAAATATCCCGCTGATCCCCACTACACCCGAAGAGATGGAGGACATGTTCAGACTCTGCTCCCATGTTCGCTTTAAAATCCCTCAGCAG aTTCTTCAAGGGTTGGTAGATGTTCGGCAGCCTCACAACACATTTTACCAGGATG TATTTATGGAGATTGTTGGTGAGGAGTCGAGATACGCCTTACACGATCACCTACATCTGATCGCTGCACCTTTACAAGTGATATGGGGCAAAAAAGACCAG GTGGTGGATGTCTCTGGGGCTGCGGTCATCGCCGACGTGCTGCCTGGGTGCAGGGTGGACCTGCTGGAGAACTGTGGCCACTCGGTGGTGATGGAGAGGCCGTGTAGGACCGCCAAGCTCCTCCTGGAGTtcatcatcctgcagcaggGGGCCAAGGCGGGCACGAAGAAATCCACCTGA